GCCGCCTGCAGTCTCCCACtcgcttttttccccctcctcttcgCACGGAAGGAACATTAATTCATCTTTCTTACACGAGGAGATGCAGATATTAGTTGTTATCCCTCTCCGGTCTGTGTTTTTGACGGTAAACGCGGGCCTCCCGGTGCCCATTACAGGAGCTGCCAGATGATCGGTGCGGAATGGAGGTCCCGTGGGACGCTGAACACGTGGTCTCGGCTGCCACAAGACGTCAGCGGCAGATGGCATGGGTACCCGCTGTTGGCATGAGTGTCATTCctcaaagagagagggaaggggaagagagagagaggagggagagagaagaggagaaagaagagcagagcagcagaggagagagagagagagagagagagagagagagagagagagagagagagaggtttcaGCTTTTTCCCTCTAATTTGTGGTTTGGAAAAGAAGAAGCTGCGCATTCAGAGGAGATATCTGGGAACATGCGAGGCGCACGCTGACCAGAGGTGGGtattatttttgtcttgtttgtttgtttttttttataaattacGCACGCCTTGTTGACTTTCAGAGTTTGgatttgtcttaaaatgtgtgtgttttgggtggaGAGCCtcggtttttttgttttttgttttgttttgtttttttcaagcagcgcaaaatgcaaaaaaaacgAGGCTCTCCACCCACAAGTCCAAACACAATGAAGTTGAAAAAGGGAGGCAAGCTGTGACATTGGCCTCGCTTGCCAATTtgtcccccccacctcctcttgGGAGGACCCCCATTCACAAGGTAATTAACTGACAACCTCCACGAGACGACCACCGCGCGCTCTTGTCCTGATGGTTTATACGCTTTCTTTCCCCCCACAGGAAATATGTTGACACTGCCGTTCGAGGAATCTCATATGATGTGTGAGCCGCGATTCTGTGCCACTTATCCCCGCGAAAGCTTACCTGAGGGCCTGGAGCAAGGGAGGCAGCACAACACGGAGCGGTCAGAGATGAGGGAGACCGAGGACGACTTCACCGAcagggaggaggacgagagggaGGACGACCAGGACGAGGACGGGCTTCCCAAAAAGAGAGGCCCGCGGAAAAAGAAGCACGGCAAGGAGCAGATGGACCGGTCCAAACTCCGGCGCCAGGAAGCCAACGCCCGAGAGCGCAGCCGGATGCACGGCTTGAACGCGGCGCTGGAGAGCCTGCGCAAAGTTGTGCCGTGCTACTCCAAAACTCAAAAACTGTCCAAGATCGAGACCCTGAGACTGGCTAAAAATTACATCTGGGCCCTGTCAGAGACTCTGAGCGCGGGGAAGAGACCGGACCTCCTCACCTTCGTGCAGACTTTGTGCAAAGGATTATCTCAGCCCACGACCAACTTGGTGGCCGGTTGTTTGCAGCTGAACGCGAGAAATTTCCTCACCGACCACAACGGGGAGGTCATGTTCTCTGGCAGGTCGCCCTACGACGCCATGTACTCGTACCCGGGCTCGGACGTGAACACACCCCCCGGCCACAGCGCGAGCAGCTTGGACAGCAGCGCCAAGCCCTTCAGACACTACAGCTACAGCGGCGCGTACGAGCACTACTACGAGAACCCGTCCCCAGAGGGCGGGAGCCCGCATTTCGACGGCCAGCTGAGCCCCCCGATGAACTTTAACGGGATTTTCTCCCTAAAGCAGCACGACGATCCGCCAGACTACGGCAAAGGCAGCCACTATGGCATGCGCTACTGCGGCGCGCCGGGGCGCACGGCTCTTGCGCCCAACTCCATGTACCGAGTGTCCCCGGAGGCCCGTTTCCCCTACGACCTGCACGTCCGCAGCCAGTCCTTCCAAGCACAAGGGGAAGTTAATGGCTCCTTCCACAATTAATCAAGCAGCTGGACAAAGTTCAAGTTTCAGAAGCGATGCAATTtatctcttccccccccccccccctcctcccgcAGATGTCGAGAGGGGAACGAAATGGACTCCAGACACGCCGATGCACTACGAAAAAATGCCCATTTGAACGAGTCATGCTGTGTTAAATGTTCAGTCttgtttattcttcttctttcaaaCATGGTAAAAGTATTCAAATTAGACGTGATGATTTCACTACATGTGTGGCGATATTcggcaggaaaagaaaaaaagaagaagcctTTTTGTGACACAGGACTTCAGAGCGAAGGGAGATTTCGTTTAACGAAAACTGAGATGTGATGGCTCGAGGCCAGTGACACGTAGAATAATTGGTTAGAGATGCAGATCGTTTCACAGCTCCGGTGCTCTTGTGTTTCGTTCGCGGCTCTGCTCGGTGGCGATGCGGGTCACATGGAGCTGACATTGTGCAcaatttattagatttttttgtttctgtccatctAATTGGGGTCACAGCAGTCAGTAAAATTATTTTCGTGGCGtattaaagagaagaaaaaaagagataaacaaACATGGGCAGAAGAATCTTTTCACTTCATCAGGGAAGTTTGCTGAGACACGATTGGACTTCAGATTCAGTCTGttagcaataaaaaaaaaaaaaggtcaattgAGCTATGCAAGACAGCCAAATGCAATcttataaaaataatatatatgtatatttcctCTCACGAGGGACGATTCTCCTCATCTAACAtctaattaaaaatgatgacaattACATGAAATGATTATTTAGAGAAAACAAATAGAAGGCAACGTGCATGTGTTCAGGAGGAGATGATGTCATCTGAATTTGGAagttgtggggggaaaaaaaacaaaaaacaaaaagttacaAAACTGAATTTGTATTTGGAGTAAATAGTGTGGTAACGAGCTGAATGTAAAtgattattgtatttatttatttatttatttaagctTATTTATGACGAGTCCGTCAATTTGAATGTGGATAATATATTATAAGATGATattgtaaaaaatgaaaaaaacaaaacaaaacaaaaacaaaacatcaacaacaattaaaaacatcagcagcagttgttTCGTTTCTCTGTGAATTTTCCCAGACATTTGAAAGTTTCTGTGTATTTTCACCGCAGCTGACAGTCGAGGACCGGAAGGACAGAGGTcgtttattttgtgtgtgtgacgtgaggaaaaaggagacaacatgccttaagaaaaaaaaaaggaaaaaagaaaaaaggaaaaaaaagaaaagaaaagaagagatgaTGACCATCAATATGCAAAGACAcgacagttttgtttttgttttgtttttttggataGTTTGATGTGAACTTTTTACACTGCTGAAGATGCCCCTCCATGTATTTCTGCACAATGTTGGTGACTGTAACTCATAAAATTCTGTTGCTTTTGTAACTTGATTCGAATGACGAATGATTATTGGATtatagctctctctctctctctctctctctctctctctctctctctctctctctctctcttttatccAGCACACacttatgaaagaaaaaaaaaagactcgtTATGGATCGAAATATTATTCGTGAAgtaatgtgttcatgtttatttgtgatgtgtttgttcGCAAATAAAACGGAAAGAGGCTGTAAGAGGCTTTATGCTGTGGCCCAGCTTCTCAGCTTATTCTGGGGGAACAGTGATCGACAGCAGGCGGGTGGcaattaaacaacaacaaaaaaaaaaatgttagaaaaataaatcaagacaCGAACGCCTCGGGCGcaattcagttatttatttcGTAAGAGATTGGATCCTATAATAATCTCTGAGGTTATGGAGACACAGCGaggccagaaaaaaatgaaaataaaaaaaataacctctCCTGTTCAATGATTTGCTCTGACGAGACAAATCTTGAATTCAGAATTCGATGTTCGGATAATAAATCCacgatttttttccccctctgattTCTCGTCCGACAGAGGCTTGTCGATACATAATTTGATTGAATCTCAGCCGATCAGATGGCTGATTTGCGACAGAGAAATGCCCGCGGGGCTGTTGGACGGGAGCCAGAGAGCGCAGACAACTGATCCCAGTCCGCCCAGTTTACAGGAGAGgagtggagctgctggtccCCTGGAGACGCAGCCTCTCCTGTTAAAGGTGCTCACACTCTCTGAACGAGCAGAGGAGCAAGTCACTGCCTTTTCTCCGCACTtagataataatgataaaacagTCTTTTTGACTTTGATCAGAAACATCCAGATTTAAAATCACCTTTATTACGTTTTATTTGTACTGTGCAACAACATTGGATACCAAGAGTTGAAGATTGTGTGAAGAAActcattcatttgtgttttaagaaACAGcttaattaaacatttctgatcCAATTTTGTAAAAGCTAAAAAGGTCATTTATCGAGGCTGATGATGTTACAAGACAAAACATCTGACTGACAAGATGTGACACAGTTTAACTCTTCTAGTAAAAGGCTCATGTTCAGTcctgtctgacagtctgatggTGATCATTGTATCAACAAGCTGTCTCAATATAACACGCAAATAAACCGTCACTGTTCATACTGCAGGATACATTAAAAGtacattatgtagttttggggaaaaagtTTTGATTAGAAGAGAAAAACTCATTTTTGTCTCACCCTTTGATGACAGTTCGTGGACGtatatcaaatacatttttataagaCATATCGTATAGATATTACAATTTGTATTAATACCCTTCATAAGGTTGAAAGCATAGCCTTTTagtgttttaattttctttccaaaactacgtaatgcccctttaatttaCCCTCTCTATAATCAACACAGGAGCAGAATTCCTGCTTAAATCAAGAAAAAACTTCATGTGATGTTCACATCTGACTGACGGTCAGCAGCCActtgtgattattattttttttatagaaacatTGTCTAATTTATTGTATTCAGAGGAAGCAGAGTCTATCATCAggacaataacaaacacatgcatgacAGTATTATTCAGAAGCGTGCAGAAATTCATCCTCGATTCCGATCCGAGCCAAATGACTCATGAGCTCACAGTGTCTCGGCTGCAGTTGCTGCTCAGTGTGGCCAACTGGCAGCCAGTGGAAACTTGTGTACCAGTATGAAGTCATGACAAAGAACATCAGAGCAGATTAACAGTCTGCAAATCATCCTGAAAGTCTTCTCCCCTTTAATAAGTCATTTCTTGGCCGttacatgctgtttttgttaattataTTTAATTGTGCTTGTTGCCTTTTTTCCAGTCGGCATGAAAAGGTTTGCAGACATTTGAATTAACTTATAATTTACATGAGAGGGGGTTAAAGGagcaataaaaagaagaagaaaaaaaacagacaacaaatgAGGAAGTACGAAGTTAGCCTGATGGATTGTCCTTCATAGGAAGGCTCTGCTCAGACCGCTGTATCGTTCGGCGGATGTTATCGGCCGATATCACCTGGACTGGATCGTGGCAGAGGCATTGTGGGTACGTGCCTTGGGACTTATTGCCAATAGGGGGCTCAGACAGAGGACACATTAACTGCCttcttaaaataaacattgaagaatcttttgtttaaaactttatttaaactttttataTACTCATTgactcatttttaaacataGACAGCATAACTCTTACTTTTCTTATATGATTCATGAATACCAAAAGATAAACAGATACACTAAATAACactaaactaaattaaatgacTAATTAACGGTTATGCTAACAATAATCATGTGCATTTAAGTCATGTGTAAAGAGGTCCTGAAAAGAAGTCTGCCCAGAGTGATACGTCCATTTAAACTGGCCCTGAGAACTTTGCCATGCCATCACAGAT
Above is a window of Acanthopagrus latus isolate v.2019 chromosome 21, fAcaLat1.1, whole genome shotgun sequence DNA encoding:
- the neurod6b gene encoding neurogenic differentiation factor 6-B, with the translated sequence MLTLPFEESHMMCEPRFCATYPRESLPEGLEQGRQHNTERSEMRETEDDFTDREEDEREDDQDEDGLPKKRGPRKKKHGKEQMDRSKLRRQEANARERSRMHGLNAALESLRKVVPCYSKTQKLSKIETLRLAKNYIWALSETLSAGKRPDLLTFVQTLCKGLSQPTTNLVAGCLQLNARNFLTDHNGEVMFSGRSPYDAMYSYPGSDVNTPPGHSASSLDSSAKPFRHYSYSGAYEHYYENPSPEGGSPHFDGQLSPPMNFNGIFSLKQHDDPPDYGKGSHYGMRYCGAPGRTALAPNSMYRVSPEARFPYDLHVRSQSFQAQGEVNGSFHN